A single region of the Salvia miltiorrhiza cultivar Shanhuang (shh) chromosome 8, IMPLAD_Smil_shh, whole genome shotgun sequence genome encodes:
- the LOC130997920 gene encoding glucomannan 4-beta-mannosyltransferase 9-like codes for MERATVLPETFSGVHDDMTEQFLIIWGQIKAPLIVPLLNIAVVLCLAMSAMLFIERVYMAVVITLVKIFGRKPDKRYKWEPLKDDLEHGNSAYPMVLVQIPMFNEREVYQLSIGAACGLSWPSDRIIVQVLDDSTDSTTKNMVEMECQRWASKGINIKYEIRDNRNGYKAGALKEGLKRSYVKQCDYVAIFDADFQPEPDFLWRTIPFLVHNPELALVQARWKFVNANECLMTRMQEMSLDYHFTVEQEVGSSTYAFFGFNGTAGVWRIAAIEEAGGWKDRTTVEDMDLAVRASLKGWKFLYLGSLEVKNELPSTFKAYRYQQHRWSCGPANLFRKMLSEIIRNKKVSLWKKVHVIYSFFFIRKIVAHIVTFVFYCIVLPATMLVPEVEIPKWGAVYIPAIITLLNAVGTPRSLHLLVFWILFENVMSLHRAKATMIGLLEAGRVNEWIVTEKLGDALRLKSALKAFKKPRFRIGDRIHLLELATGCYLFFCGCYDIAFGKNHFFIYLFVQATAFFVMGFGYVGTFVPA; via the exons ATGGAGCGGGCGACGGTGCTGCCGGAGACATTCTCCGGCGTCCATGACGACATGACGGAGCAATTCCTGATAATTTGGGGCCAGATCAAGGCGCCGCTGATCGTGCCGCTGCTCAACATCGCGGTGGTCCTGTGCTTGGCAATGTCGGCCATGCTGTTCATCGAGAGGGTGTACATGGCCGTCGTCATCACACTCGTCAAAATCTTCGGCCGGAAACCTGATAAGAGATACAAATGGGAGCCATTGAAGGACGATTTGGAGCACGGCAACTCCGCATACCCCATGGTTCTCGTCCAAATCCCAATGTTCAACGAAAGAGAG GTCTATCAGCTTTCGATCGGAGCTGCATGCGGCCTATCCTGGCCGTCCGATCGAATCATAGTCCAAGTTCTCGATGATTCAACCGACTCCACGACCAAG AATATGGTGGAAATGGAGTGCCAGAGATGGGCGAGCAAAGGGATAAACATCAAATACGAAATTCGAGACAACAGAAATGGATACAAAGCCGGAGCTCTCAAAGAAGGGCTGAAGCGCTCATACGTCAAACAGTGCGATTACGTGGCAATATTCGACGCGGATTTCCAGCCGGAGCCGGATTTCCTGTGGCGAACCATCCCTTTCCTCGTCCACAACCCCGAGCTCGCCCTCGTCCAAGCTCGCTGGAAGTTTG TGAATGCCAATGAATGCTTGATGACGAGAATGCAAGAAATGTCGCTAGACTATCATTTCACAGTGGAACAAGAAGTAGGCTCATCCACATATGCTTTCTTTGGCTTTAATG GAACTGCTGGTGTGTGGAGGATTGCAGCAATCGAGGAGGCAGGAGGATGGAAAGATCGTACCACGGTTGAGGATATGGACTTGGCCGTTCGTGCTAGTCTTAAAGGATGGAAATTCTTGTATCTTGGCTCTCTAGAG GTGAAAAACGAGTTGCCTAGCACGTTCAAGGCGTATAGATACCAACAACATCGTTGGTCATGTGGCCCTGCAAATCTGTTTAGGAAGATGTTGTCTGAGATTATAAGAAACAAG AAAGTGTCATTGTGGaagaaggttcatgtcatataCAGCTTCTTCTTCATAAGGAAGATAGTAGCCCATATAGTCACGTTCGTATTCTACTGCATCGTGCTGCCTGCTACCATGTTGGTGCCCGAAGTTGAGATCCCAAAATGGGGCGCAGTTTACATCCCTGCCATCATCACCCTCCTCAACGCAGTTGGAACTCCGAG GTCACTCCATTTGCTTGTTTTCTGGATCCTCTTCGAGAACGTGATGTCACTGCACCGCGCCAAGGCCACTATGATTGGGTTGCTTGAGGCCGGGAGAGTGAACGAGTGGATTGTCACTGAGAAACTTGGCGACGCCCTTAGGTTGAAATCAGCACTCAAGGCCTTCAAGAAACCTCGGTTTAGGATTGGAGATAG AATCCATTTGCTAGAGCTTGCTACTGGTTGCTACCTCTTCTTCTGTGGCTGCTACGACATTGCATTCGGGAAAAACCACTTCTTCATATACCTCTTTGTCCAGGCAACGGCCTTCTTCGTCATGGGATTCGGCTACGTTGGCACCTTCGTCCCAGCTTGA